Proteins encoded in a region of the Phocoena phocoena chromosome X, mPhoPho1.1, whole genome shotgun sequence genome:
- the LOC136143096 gene encoding nuclear RNA export factor 2-like, which translates to MGESTQDGTPGSWFRVTIPHGIKYDRTWLMSSIQRQCSVPFTPVDFHFVKNEARFFVQEASTASALMDVSYKIRDEESQEVCIPVFVRPSAVPYSVRYKLKPEEMEQLKLTLIKRFDVSKLALDLQRLYVDPDLVGYDIDIILNRRSCMTATLQVIEKYFPELLSLNLSTNKLYQLDGLSDIIQMAPTVKILNLSKNELTSMQELSKMRGLKLEELWLQGNPLCDTFPDQSTYVRAIRECFPKLLRLDGQELPSPVTVDVDTPYIVKLCKGSYFGSDELKSLVLQFLKKYYLIHDYGDRQVLAGAYHEEACFSLTIPFHPKDPVPSSLCEYFKDSRNMKKLKDPYLRVQLLKHTKRVIVHTLCVLPKTQHAFSSFVVDTWFQTETMLCFSVCGVFKAVEGSSKGCVRSFTRTFIATPARDCSLCIVNDELFVRDADPSKIQSVFSIPLPTPTSSSMHPLSQQQQDIMQASSTPSEVNR; encoded by the exons ATGGGGGAGAGCACACAAGATGGAACCCCAGGGAGCTGGTTCAGGGTCACA ATTCCTCATGGGATAAAGTATGACAGGACATGGCTAATGAGCTCAATCCAGAGACAATGCAGTGTCCCCTTCACTCCAGTGGAC TTCCACTTTGTGAAAAATGAGGCTCGATTCTTTGTCCAGGAAGCTAGCACTGCCTCTGCATTGATGGATGTCAGCTACAAGATTCGTGACGAGGAGAGCCAAGAGGTGTGT ATACCTGTCTTTGTCAGGCCCTCCGCTGTTCCCTACTCTGTGCGGTATAAGTTGAAGCCAGAAGAAATGGAGCAGCTAAAG CTGACTTTGATCAAACGATTTGATGTCTCCAAGCTAGCTCTTGACCTGCAGAGGCTCTACGTTGACCCAG ACTTGGTGGGCTATGATATTGATATAATTCTGAATCGAAGAAGCTGCATGACTGCCACCCTGCAGGTCATCGAAAAGTATTTCCCTGAG CTGTTGTCCTTGAACTTGAGCACCAACAAACTGTACCAGCTGGATGGCCTGTCTGACATTATACAGATGGCCCCCACGGTCAAGATCCTGAACCTCTCCAAAAATGAG CTGACGTCAATGCAGGAGTTGAGCAAGATGCGAGGGCTGAAGCTTGAAGAGCTGTGGCTGCAAGGGAACCCGTTGTGTGACACCTTCCCAGACCAATCCACCTATGTAAG GGCCATCAGAGAATGTTTCCCGAAGTTGTTACGCCTG gaTGGCCAGGAGTTACCGTCACCAGTGACCGTTGACGTTGACACTCCCTACATAGTAAAGCTCTGCAAG GGAAGCTACTTTGGATCTGATGAGCTGAAGAGTCTAGTCCTGCAATTCCTGAAGAA GTACTACTTGATCCATGACTATGGAGACAGACAGGTTCTCGCGGGTGCTTATCACGAGGAGGCCTGCTTCTCCCTGACGATTCCCTTCCACCCCAAGGACCCAGTCCC AAGCAGCTTGTGCGAGTATTTCAAGGACAGCAGGAATATGAAGAAGCTCAAGGACCCCT ACCTGCGGGTCCAGCTGCTGAAGCACACAAAACGTGTCATTGTGCACACCCTCTGTGTGTTGCCCAAGACTCAGCATGCCTTCAGCTCCTTCGTGGTGGACACGTGGTTCCAGACG GAAACGATGCTCTGCttctctgtctgtggagtgttcAAGGCAG TGGAAGGAAGTTCTAAGGGCTGTGTGCGTTCCTTCACCCGGACCTTCATCGCTACCCCTGCCCGCGACTGCAG TCTGTGCATTGTGAATGACGAGCTGTTTGTGAGGGATGCCGACCCCAGTAAGATCCAGAGTGTGTTCTCCATCCCACTGCCTACACCCACCTCCAGCTCCATGCACCCTCtctcccagcagcagcaggacaTCATGCAGGCATCCTCCACCCCATCTGAGGTGAACCGCTAG
- the LOC136143050 gene encoding nuclear RNA export factor 2-like, with amino-acid sequence MGESTQDGTPGSWFRVTIPHGIKYDRTWLMSSIQRQCSVPFTPVDFHFVKNEARFFVQEASTASALMDVSYKIRDEESQEVCIPVFVRPSAVPYSVRYKLKPEEMEQLKLTLIKRFDVSKLALDLQRLYVDPDLVGYDIDIILNRRSCMTATLQVIEKYFPELLSLNLSTNKLYQLDGLSDIIQMAPTVKILNLSKNELTSMQELSKMRGLKLEELWLQGNPLCDTFPDQSTYVRAIRECFPKLLRLDGQELPSPVTVDVDTPYIVKLCKGSYFGSDELKSLVLQFLKKYYLIHDYGDRQVLAGAYHEEACFSLTIPFHPKDPVPSSLCEYFKDSRNMKKLKDPYLRVQLLKHTKRVIVHTLCVLPKTQHAFSSFVVDTWFQTETMLCFSVCGVFKAVEGSSKGCVRSFTRTFIATPARDCSLCIVNDELFVRDADPSKIQSVFSIPLPTPTSSSMHPLSQQQQDIMQASSTPSEVNR; translated from the exons ATGGGGGAGAGCACACAAGATGGAACCCCAGGGAGCTGGTTCAGGGTCACA ATTCCTCATGGGATAAAGTATGACAGGACATGGCTAATGAGCTCAATCCAGAGACAATGCAGTGTCCCCTTCACTCCAGTGGAC TTCCACTTTGTGAAAAATGAGGCTCGATTCTTTGTCCAGGAAGCTAGCACTGCCTCTGCATTGATGGATGTCAGCTACAAGATTCGTGACGAGGAGAGCCAAGAGGTGTGT ATACCTGTCTTTGTCAGGCCCTCCGCTGTTCCCTACTCTGTGCGGTATAAGTTGAAGCCAGAAGAAATGGAGCAGCTAAAG CTGACTTTGATCAAACGATTTGATGTCTCCAAGCTAGCTCTTGACCTGCAGAGGCTCTACGTTGACCCAG ACTTGGTGGGCTATGATATTGATATAATTCTGAATCGAAGAAGCTGCATGACTGCCACCCTGCAGGTCATCGAAAAGTATTTCCCTGAG CTGTTGTCCTTGAACTTGAGCACCAACAAACTGTACCAGCTGGATGGCCTGTCTGACATTATACAGATGGCCCCCACGGTCAAGATCCTGAACCTCTCCAAAAATGAG CTGACGTCAATGCAGGAGTTGAGCAAGATGCGAGGGCTGAAGCTTGAAGAGCTGTGGCTGCAAGGGAACCCGTTGTGTGACACCTTCCCAGACCAATCCACCTATGTAAG GGCCATCAGAGAATGTTTCCCGAAGTTGTTACGCCTG gaTGGCCAGGAGTTACCGTCACCAGTGACCGTTGACGTTGACACTCCCTACATAGTAAAGCTCTGCAAG GGAAGCTACTTTGGATCTGATGAGCTGAAGAGTCTAGTCCTGCAATTCCTGAAGAA GTACTACTTGATCCATGACTATGGAGACAGACAGGTTCTCGCGGGTGCTTATCACGAGGAGGCCTGCTTCTCCCTGACGATTCCCTTCCACCCCAAGGACCCAGTCCC AAGCAGCTTGTGCGAGTATTTCAAGGACAGCAGGAATATGAAGAAGCTCAAGGACCCCT ACCTGCGGGTCCAGCTGCTGAAGCACACAAAACGTGTCATTGTGCACACCCTCTGTGTGTTGCCCAAGACTCAGCATGCCTTCAGCTCCTTCGTGGTGGACACGTGGTTCCAGACG GAAACGATGCTCTGCttctctgtctgtggagtgttcAAGGCAG TGGAAGGAAGTTCTAAGGGCTGTGTGCGTTCCTTCACCCGGACCTTCATCGCTACCCCTGCCCGCGACTGCAG TCTGTGCATCGTGAATGACGAGCTGTTTGTGAGGGATGCCGACCCCAGTAAGATCCAGAGTGTGTTCTCCATCCCACTGCCTACACCCACCTCCAGCTCCATGCACCCTCtctcccagcagcagcaggacaTCATGCAGGCATCCTCCACCCCATCTGAGGTGAACCGCTAG